tttttgttaaaggaGAGGAATTTGTCTAAGTTGTTATTTTCCCATTCTTGTAGTGAATTAGATTTCGTATATGAACATGTATTTCTAAGTAACAATTGTTGTTAACACTAAATTGATATAATATCCTTtataataattatgtaaattcAAAGGatcaataattattaaaattgtacTGGCTGTAAAagtcatgttttaatttttagtttcttgtgtataattcaaagtttagtatgacgtccattatcaatacaaaacaatatgctttatttcaaaaacactcTGTCACATTTACATGTGAAACAAGAGGTAAATTACAAACTACAATAACATTCaatcaattaataaaacaacttagaaatgaaatagataaaaaaatactttactttatatactttatattatgatattttaatattactgTATAACAGTACTAGTATACAtctttttaggggccagctgaaggacacctacgggtgcggggaTTCTCGCTACATCGAAGACCCAttagacccattggtgaccttcggctgttgtctgctctacggtcgggttgttgtcgctttgacgcattccccatttcctttctcaattttatgtatactgtggattcatttaaaTTCTAAGATATCAGTCATTGAGTTATCtgaaacatatttacaaaacattttacatttatatatatgtacatataacATTTCCTAAATTTTGGTTTCTCTgtacaatttcaaaaagatatatcatttaaataattacgagttcaattaaaattttgatttattttaataaataaagataataaattttatatataaatacaaaaaatattatttatttcatttactgtgaaagtacttttgaGTATGTCAAAAAGGGAGTGAGTCTGACATTACGAGTCCGgaacttgtatttttttgtttataaacgCAACATCtgtctacaaaaatgatttatagAATGCGTGTAAACAAAATACGGAAAACATATGTATGATGTTTGGAAGATTCCAAATTGTACGTTTCTGAAGTTCCTCTGATGtcgtacatgtatatttctttcttttttactttcatGTCGACTTTCACAAACAAATGGGGGAAAACTtgccccgccacattctgtatgtatgtgcctgtcctaagtcagaaaccTGTTTTCAGATGTCGtgttttgatgtgtttcatatttttttcttcgtttatttattttttaacataaattatgccattattttttctcgtttatattgtttaacatttgtcatttcggagccttttatagttgagtatgcagtatgggctttgttcattgttgaaggccgcaaaCTACGAATAAACTATAGACAGTACTGTAGCAGAAAGGTGTCTCAATTAAGATACACTATAAATGACGAGAGAGACCATCGTAGCCTATagacatcaaaatcaaaaaaagaaatttccaCAACTCCGACATTGAAAGGCAAGAACACTCACTTCcaaatccttaaaaaaaaatatttaagatatagaACTACATTTCCTTCTTcaataaattctatatatattttttttaatcatcatcttcaatgttttaaaactatttatccTGCAATAAACCACCTTTTGAACGAATAAAAGGCAGAGAAAATAAGTGTTGGCtttctttaatgtttaaatCTTAATTTCTTAGTTGTAGCATATCGAATTATACCTTTTTGTAGTTTTATCGGGTTGCTATTAAAAGCGTTGATCGTGCACACATGTAGTGCTAATAATTGAGGCCgatttaattcttttaataatgGAATGAGTATAATTATAATCGATCGGTTCTGTTTACCTTTTGGTTCAATATATATCCTATGAATTTtcggaaattaaaaaaaatatgaatgagcTTCATGCGTAGCGAGTACatataattataatgttttgacAATGACCATATATTGTTTGTGTTCAACACTTGAAACTTAAATTGCTAGAATCAATATCATTGTCTCTATTTTTTCTGACAAATCGACGGTACCCTTTATTCAGCATGGACGCGGGTTAACATGAGAAATTATTTGTACAAATACTATACAATGTGTACGTCGTCCAGTCAAAGCTGTTGTATATAGAAAATGGGAGTGACTATAGCAATTGTTGTCAGCCAATCACAATTACGAATTCTagtgaaacatacatgtaatttaattatttatagatatgacTATTTGTTCGAATGATATTGTCGCACAAGTTCATATTCGCTGTTAATACAAATTCTTCGGTTATTGGATATTATAattctttcataaaatatttgccttTAGATTAGATAAAATTCATAAGGATCTGcagtatttgtattatttattaaacattcaaatatctttttaaagtatgatattaaaattaatattttggtTTCGAATTTcctaattatttcataaaaatacgACCAAGAGTCCGAAGTATATTAACTAGTAAAGAAGATTACAACAATAAAAATTGGGATCTTTCTTAAACTCTCCGCCTACAAGTCTAGGAACACAAACGGTATGTAATATAAggcttttgtttgtttttttgttccaTTTCAACATATTGAGGCTAACAGTTTAAACAAAAGGACCTTTGGTCTAAAAGGAACAGAACGGTAGGTATACAGTTATATCATTTGTCTTACACATTAAAACGAGATACTAGTCCGAAATTGTCCGAAAGGAATTGAACTGCGAGTACAAGTTGACACTTAACTTTcgaaatagttttatttatattgcgCTTCTGTTTTTCGTTTACGCCTCAAAATATTAGCGAATAAGTACTATAAACATACTGTAAATACTATGTAAAAGGCTTTTGAAAAAGGAATAAACACGTACGAGTCACGTTTAGTTACAGAATGTACCAACAAATTAGATATATACATTGTTTAAGCACAGTCAACTATTCAACTGATTAATTTGGAAACAGAGGGAGATTTGAGCATATTATACAAAGTCCCCGAAGAGGACTTgatatacatattattattatttgatagTTGATTAtgaattttgcctttttaaatacattaattatAGTTTTTGCATTTGTTGATAATAACTCAAATTCTGCATTTGCTGACACTAGCTTTTGCATTTCTCTGTTGATAATAGCTTTTGTATTTCAGTATTGATAATAGctcttgcatattttttttgtaatagctTAGTTATTGATTTCACTTATTGTTATTGACCTACATGGTTTATATTATTATGGTTAATAATTACAGATTTAAAAGCGAGCTATGAGAATAGCTTTGGTTTTGGTTTCTCTCCTTGGCGCTTGTCTTGGACAAGGTAAGCTAACATTTAGAGAAAATATACAGAAGttttagtaaaaatattttttttctcaattgcattgttctctaaatatatataatgatgtgTCATGCTTAATACTTTTAACACTTATTCAAATGCAACATCGTTTCTaatgttcattttgattggacaaTGATTGATGCTATAAAAATGTACAGACGAGTGCCTGTGCTCCTATGGCATCatttgtccctttggtatttttcctCCCTCTTTtggtgatttgatggtcgcaaataacCGTTTACAGGCTGCGCTAACGCGTCGCCTATAAACTTAtaagctgaaggacacctccaggtgcgggaatttctcgttacattgaagacctgttggtgaccttccgctgttgttttttctatgttcgggttgttgtctctttgatacattccccatttccattctcaattttattaattcgcGAACAATTACAATAGTTATCTCCTACATTGTAAATAACaccattaattattttttctttttttttaggtcgGGATAATCAAGGAACAGAattcttgtttggttttatgGATAATTTAATATTTGGTGGTAAGTAAATTGCACTACTTTCAATGAATAACACTATAATAATATATGATATAGACTAGTAAGTGAATATcgtttaaagaaaacaaattacgACAATTACATTATTTACGTATACGTATGATCTGGttaaaataaacagatataataaaaattgatgCAGTTTCTAAATATTCCTTGTCACTTTTCACTTTTTACCAAATGACATTGTATTTCAAATAGAtccttttatcttttaaaaggtACAAACGGAAATGACCTCGAGTTGTTTGTAACAACATCTTCAAACACACCTGTAGATGTAACCATTACCGCACCTCTATACTCACCCGGAACAACTCTTGGATCAACCACTGTCAGCAGaggaaatatagaaaaaataagtcTATCTTATAATCTGAGAGGGACTGGCGTTGAACTAAGCAACAAAGGAATTTTGATTGAGGCTACAGAAGAAATAACAGTGTTTGGAGTTAACAAGGAAACGTTCTCTACCGATGGCTTCGTTGCTTTTCCCACTGATACACTTGGGACAGAATACATACTGATCACGTGGGGTTCTGATGGACAGTTTATGATCACTGGTGTAACAGATGGAACAACTGTAACTATTACACTTCCGACATTTGTTTCCACAACCTTATCAGTTAATTACAATGGGAACACATATTCCAACGGCGATTCGTTCACAGTTGTCCTTGATCGGTACCAGACATTTCACTGCTACCAAAGCAACGGTGACTTCACTGGAACAAGGATCGTATCGACAAATCCTGTAACAGTTTTTAGTGGTGCCAAAAAGGTAGGAGTCACTGATACCATGACAGGTAGCAGCTCTGACCATCTTGTAGAACAGATGATGGCAGTGGATACCTGGGGCAAAGACTTTGTCACCATAAGTACACCAGATAGAAATGTAGGTGATTACTTCAGAATAGTAGCAAGTGAAGATTCTACCACTGTTTCATTGGGCGGTACAACACATGGAACCATAAATGCACACGAATACATTGAACTGAACGTTGACACAGGGGATTATAAAACAATCACATCTGACAAAGCAGTCATGGTCGTTATGTTTGGAAAAACAGTTAGTACCCAGGCTGGAGATGCACCTAATGGCGGTGATCCACAGATGACAGTTGTACCACCTCTTCCCCAATTTCCCTCAGACTATACCTTTAGCACTGTAGAAACTCCTACTGGCGATTTCACAAATTATGCATTGGTTGTTATAGATACATCTAAAACGTCCGATTTGATGGTAGATAATGTTGCAGCCAGTACAagttgggtttctatttccggATCTGCAAATTTGGCCGCTGCAACGTTCGAAATCACACCCGGTTCTCACTCAATCTTCAACAACGATCCTGCTGCGACATTTATGTCCATAGCATTTGGCAATGCTCAGACTAACTCATATGCTTACGCATGTGGATTCAGACTTGCAACTATAAATGGGGTGAGTctttattaaaaatcaaatttgggACGTTGTTTTAATGTCTGTTTAATTATTGTTTGGTTTCAGTTTAATTAAATCTTCATGCAATTTACATTTCAGAATATTTCAGTTTGTATTCTGTTGAAAACATCTTCGTTTCCGAACTACGTGTAGCTACAATGTATGTCATACTCATTTGTAATAAGGATCCAAATGGGAAGCATCTTTTTTGTTTGCTGCTAACCTGATATATAATGTGTTCTGGAGCTTAGTGTGTTTGTCTCTTCGAGattatattcattaaaaagtTATTATTCTATAATTCAGCCATGTAGCACCACATCAACAGTGGCTGGTGACATAGTGGATAACGATTGTGATGGATGGATTGACGAGGAAACTGACAACGGCATAGGTAAGTCATCTATTCAGAGGAAACTGACAAAGGAATAGGTAAGTTATCTATTCATAGGAAACTGACAACGGAAGAGGTAAGTCATCTAttcagattgattgattgattgttggttgctttacgccgcattagcacaaaaaggctatatcgcggcgagagctaattcgaatatttttacaatttaaagcatatttttaaaataagacaaaaggtccttcaatacactaaaattcttgactaaagcaaattgattatatacaaataaaaatcaacagtaaaataacgtgatgaaaattaaaatcgatttgaatataattattcatCTATTCAGAGGAAACTGACAACGGCATAGGTAAGTCATCTATTCAGAGGAAACTGACAAAGGAATAGGTAAGTTATCTATTCAAAGGAAACTGACAACGGAAGAGGTAAGTCATCTATTCAGAGGAAACTGACAACGGCATAGGTAAGTCGTCTATTCAGAGGAAACTGACAACGGCATAGGTAAGTAATCTTTTCAGAGGAAACTGACAAAGGCATAGGTAAGTCATCTATTCAGAGGAAACT
Above is a window of Mytilus trossulus isolate FHL-02 chromosome 4, PNRI_Mtr1.1.1.hap1, whole genome shotgun sequence DNA encoding:
- the LOC134713694 gene encoding IgGFc-binding protein-like; this translates as MRIALVLVSLLGACLGQGRDNQGTEFLFGFMDNLIFGGTNGNDLELFVTTSSNTPVDVTITAPLYSPGTTLGSTTVSRGNIEKISLSYNLRGTGVELSNKGILIEATEEITVFGVNKETFSTDGFVAFPTDTLGTEYILITWGSDGQFMITGVTDGTTVTITLPTFVSTTLSVNYNGNTYSNGDSFTVVLDRYQTFHCYQSNGDFTGTRIVSTNPVTVFSGAKKVGVTDTMTGSSSDHLVEQMMAVDTWGKDFVTISTPDRNVGDYFRIVASEDSTTVSLGGTTHGTINAHEYIELNVDTGDYKTITSDKAVMVVMFGKTVSTQAGDAPNGGDPQMTVVPPLPQFPSDYTFSTVETPTGDFTNYALVVIDTSKTSDLMVDNVAASTSWVSISGSANLAAATFEITPGSHSIFNNDPAATFMSIAFGNAQTNSYAYACGFRLATINGPCSTTSTVAGDIVDNDCDGWIDEETDNGIDDDGDGLIDEDLATAPRVNGDWADWSTWGACSLTCDSGSGSQSRSRTCTNPAPANNGLDCSGDSTETQSCTSAVPCPIDGNWGSWTGWSDCMVSCGTGEINRTRECDNPAAQYGGANCTGTAVETDSCWNGTCYPSVIGNIDRNCSWTWFGCKDGAITCIDFSFRCDGSEDCDDGSDESAEIAGCPTECNGAGSLKLSTVLAGTLLMLLITLSFNSRI